GGGACCCTGATGTAATTCTTGTTGCATGCTCTGATCCCGAGGATGCAGGTCTCCAGTTTATCATCGATTCTCCTGAACTTCAGTCGATTAAAGCCATCAAAGAGGGTAAGGTCTACAATGTTTTCTACCCCAACTGCCGTGGCCGTCCGACTGACATCAACCTCATCAACCTGATCTATATCGCAAAGATACTCTATCCTGACAGATTTGCAGATATTGACATTGAGGCCGAAGGTAATGAGATAGAAAAAGCATTCCTTGGAACAGACGGTGTATATACAGCATATTCTGAGTACCTGAAATTCCCCGTGGAGCAGGAGATATAATGGATATAATCGATTATAACCTGATATGGAGGATATTGAGGAGGAAAAACAACAACCCCTCTTTTGACTGGGACAGCAGAGCAGCTTCATTTAATAAAGCGGTTTTGGGCGGAACAGATGAAGCACTGAAAAATGTCAGAGCACTGGGCCTTATGCCCACCGATACTGTTCTCGACATGGGTGCAGGAACGGGGAGATATACAGTCCCTCTTGCACAGAATGCCGCCCATGTAACTGTTCTTGAACCTTCAGAAGGCATGCTTGCCTTTCTTAATGAGAATATGAAAAGCGCCGGACTTGAGAACTATTCGGTCGTCAGACAAAAATTTGAGGATGTAAAAGCCGGCATTGATATTCCGGTGCATGACGTTGTCTTTGCATCCAACTCACTCGGTTTTGATGACCTTAAGGCCGGACTTGATAAACTGAATTCACTTGCAAAGAGAACGGTAAATATTCTCTGGTTTGCCGGGCCGATGCGGCATATGCCTGACCCTGAGCTTATGAAGAGGCTTGGGGCTGAAGCGGCTGATATGACAACTCCGGATTATCTCACCATTGTGCATGTTCTGCACAGTATGGGCATTTACCCCAATGTTTCGGTTGAGAAGAGCATACGGAGGCTGAGTTATGACTCTCCTGATGAAGCGTCTGACTTCTGGACAGAGAGGGGAAATTATACAGAAGAAGAACGGGAGATAATCAGGGAGTATATGAAAGAGACTCTGATACCTGATTATTCCGGCATATACAGGACAAAGAGAGTCTATTATCCGGTAAGAATCTGGTGGAATAAGGAGGATTTCTGCAATGACTCCGGAATATGAGCCGGTATCTGAACATGCAAAAAAACACAGAATTGAGCGTAAGAAAAAGCTTGAAGAGGTTCAAAACGAACATAAAAGGCTTCAGGGAAGAAAGTATCTCTTCCTTGCCGGAATTTTAGGTGCGATATTTATCGCAACCGGATTTATAATCACGCTCGGACCCCTGGACATCTCTATTTTACAGGTATATGAGACACTTTTTGCAAGGTTTATTCCTTCAGTCTTTAACATGGACGATGTCTTTGAACAGGTTGTGTGGAATATCCGGTTCCCAAGAATCATCGGCGGCATCTTTGCCGGATTCGGGTTTGGCATATGCGGATGCGTCATGCAGGCGGTGCTGAAAAATCCGCTCGCAAGCCCTTTCACACTCGGAATTTCAGCCGGGGCACATTTCGGGGTAGCCCTTGCTGCCGTATTCGGGGTTGCCCTGATCGGCGGGGCATATATCTTAATCGCCAATGCTTTCATCTTTGCAATGGCATGCTCCTTTTTTATTGTCGCTCTTGCGGCTCTGAAGGGTGCGACATCCGAGACGCTCATCCTTGCCGGAATTGCGGTTAACTACCTATTCTCAGGTCTCTCCCAGCTTATGGCATATTTTGCAAATGACGAGCAGCTTCGCCTTATGACCACATGGGGTATGGGGGACTTATCTGCGTTTTCCTGGAATAAGTTTCTGCTATTCTTTGTTATCTTTGCAGTATGCACACCTCTTCTGATGTCAAAGGCACAGGATTTAAACCTGATGACAATCGGGGATGATTCTGCAAAGAGCCTCGGAGTTGACGCTGACAGGGTACGGATGTTTACAATGATTGTCTCTTCTTTTCTTGTTGCGACCATCGTCTGCTTTACGGGGACAATAGGCTTTATCGGGCTTGTTGCGCCGCATATGGCAAGAATGATAATCGGGGCTGATCACAGGATATTAATTCCGGCATCCGGAATTCTTGGGGCAATGCTTCTTATAGCCGCTGATGCGGTTGCGATGAATGTTATCGGACCTGTGGTAATCCCTACCGGAATTATGACCTCACTGCTTGGAGTGCCGTTCTTCCTGTATCTTATACTTAAGGGTAAGAGAAAGGAGTTCTGGCAATGAAGGTAAAACTGTCGGTTAAGGGCCTGGAATTTGCATATGATTCTGTTCCGGTTCTAAAGGGTCTTACTCTTGACATAAGGGAAGGGAGGATGGTCTCAATTCTCGGACCCAACGGGTGCGGGAAGTCCACATTTCTGAAATGTGTCAACCAGGTGCTCAGTCCGAAAACGGGCCTTGTGGAGGTTGACGGTGAGAAGGTATCCGGAATTTCAAGGCGGGAGCTTGCAAAGAGGATGTCGTATGTGCCCCAGTCGTCTGTACGAGTCTTTCCGCATACTGTCTTTGATGTAATTTTAATGGGAAGAAGGCCGCATCTTGGCTGGACAGGTTCAGGGGAGGACGAGGAGAGGGTCTGGGATGTGATAGACCTTTTAGGACTTGAGGATATTGCACTCTCCTCTTTTAATGCACTATCCGGCGGGCAGCAGCAGAAGGCACTCATCGGAAGGGCACTGGTGCAGGAGACCGGTTTTATGCTGCTTGATGAGCCGACTTCAAACCTTGACCTCTGGCACCAGATGGATGTGATGAGAATTGTTGAAGAGCTTGTCGCAGAGGGCAAAATCACGGCCATGATGGCGGTTCATGACCTGAATATGGCTGCGAAATACTCAGATGATATAATTATGATGAAAAACGGGCAGATAATCGCCGCAGGAGAACCGTGGGAGGTTTTGACACCGGAGAATATCTCAGGTGTTTACGGGGTTGAGGCCGAGGTGAGGGACCTCGGTGACGGAAAAACACCTCTTGTTGTTCCGATAAGGCAGATGAGAAGTGACTGCTGTATGCCGGTTCCGCCGTGATACTTTCATATAACATTTCCTGATTTTTTTAAGAGAATTAAACCTGTCATATGAACTGCATGACAGGTCCACCATTCGGGCGCAACTATATTCACCGTGAAGAGAAGAGTATCTTAAACAGCCGGACAGTTAAGAAAATAATTCAGGTTCCTGCCTAAAAGATTGTAATCACTGGTAAATATGAATAAATCAGATAAAAAAGGGGAATTTGCCGAAAGTATGAAGAAATTCATACAGAGAGTATATCCGGAATATGGTCCTGAGCTGGTTGATCCTCATCTCTGCTGTATAAACCGGTTTGAAGAGATGCTACTCCGGCTTGATGAGATCTATGATAACCGGGAGAGATACAATCTTCACTGGGCACTGCATGAGGCCGGAGAGACTTTTAAGAGCCTGATGGATGAAGCAGGGACAGATATAAGCCAGTCCCTTCAGAAGCATTACACTCAGGAAGAGAGGGAGAGGCTTAAAGAACTTACATCAAAGATGGACTGGGTTGCAAGAGAAAAGGAATTTGCAATCTCACGCAGAACAGAGTACTTCAATACTATATCCAATCTTCTCACACGTGTGGACATAATAATATCAGTTGCTCTGATAGTCATCATCTCGGAGATTTCCCATCTGGGGAACACTATTTTTGGTTCAGTCATTCTTGTTCTTATCTTCACCGGAATTGTGGCATTTCTGAAGGTTACATTTGACCGGTTTTTTATTATCCCATGGATTGCCAGGCTTGGCTGGAAGAAATATCTCAATGAGGTAGAGGCAACAAGGCAGATTCTGGTTGATGTAGAGGCAGTTAATGTAGTGGTAATAGCGGCAATTAAAGACGAAAAGACCCCGGAGGTGACATATAAGCTGATTGAGAGAGGAACAAGGGAGATATCCCTGATATCAGATCATATATTTTTTCCGGATTAAAAAAATCACTGCCTGGATTATACAGCTAAAAACAGAAAATAAAAGAATTATAATTATGTATCAGGAGTTATGACGTAGCCACCCTTCCTCCGGGAGGCATGCCTCCCTGTGGCCCAAGTGCCTCTTCAAGCTCTTCAACAGTAACTCCAAGCTCTGATGCGGCTGCATTCAGATCAATGTCAGCCCCTCCACCCATGCCGCCAAGTACAGCAATAAGCTGATCCTCTGTCACTCCGAGGGTTTCAGCCGCTAAAGCTAAGTCCGGCTCAACACGGACATCTCCCGGCATTTCCATCCCTCCCGGAATTCCTGCTTCTGTTCCTGCCCGGTCCACATTCTCAGAGGGCATCTCTTCCGGATTTATCTCTTCACCTGTCATTTCAGATCTTGTCACTTCAGGAGCCGGAATGGAAATGGGAGCAGCAGTTATCTCTGCCTGACTCTGTGAGGTCGTATCTGCTGACTCTGACTGTGATGTGCAGCCGCACGAGAGGAAGCATAATGCCATCAATGATACTGCAAACAGTAAAAATATTTTATTTTTTCTTTTGATTTCCATGTTATTACCACATATAATTATTATTCTTATTCTGCCGCTATGCACTCAGAAAGGATTATAACAGAGATTGTCTGCCCGATTCTGATTATCTGTCAGATTCAGATCAATTACCTGAGCCTGATTCATTTACTAAGGTCGTATCCATTTCAGATTTATCACATGCTTTTAACTCCGATCCATCTGTGATTTCATTATCCGTTCCAGGTTTGTTATCCGGTTTCAAACCGGATTTATCACCTGAATCTGCTTCTGATTTTTCAGCTGAATTTCCGGAATAGAATATCCTGATTTCAGCCGCATCACGCAGGAAATCAATCTTTAAGACATCCACATCCAGAATATTCAGACCGGTTCTTTCTTTAAGATCCTCAATCATCTCCGCTTTTTTATCGGCTTTTACGAGATCTATCTTCTCATAGAGCACCTCTTTCTGCATAATCTCATTTTTAAATCCCCAGCCGTTTTCAAGAATCCAGATGACGGCTATCACTGCCAGGTTTATGACAGCGATTCTGGTGTATTCACCCGATTCAAAGAGCACTGAATTCAGAATCGGAAGGGCAACCATCACAAAGAGATATGTCATCTCCCTGATGGGAACAGTCTCCGTCCTGTATCTCAGAATGGAGAAGAGAGCAAAAAGCCCAAAGCCCGCACCAATAGAGAGTTCAATGCTTGTGAAGAGGCCCATTATAAAATACACTATCACATTGAATGCAAGAAAAGTGAATATGAAATTATGTTCACTCTTCCTGGGGTAATAGATGAATCTGACGATAATGAAAGCACTGATGAAATTTATTACAAAACCTGCAATGAGCAGCATAGCTGAGTTTAGCAGCACAGTGCTTCACCTCCGGAAATCCGGGAGAGGTACATCAGGTTTGGCTTGAACCGGTTGTGCTTCAGGTGTTTATAGATGAGTGATACCCCGATGCAGTACTTTGAAAAGCTCCTCTTGCGGATACCAAAAGCCTGCATTACAGAGAGTGCTTTAGAGTAGGAAGCGTTCCTGCTGCTCTTCACTTCAGCGATTACAACTTCAGGCAGTGAAATTTCATCATCAGAATTACTGAAAGTAAGACCAAAGTCAAAGGTGATTCTCTCATCGTAGTTCTTTGATACAAAAGTTACCCTTGAATATTCTGTTGTCAGAACCGGGTGGAAATCATGATAGTCATATGGAAAGTTAGACTTCAGGAAGAGATCCTGCTCTTCTTTTGGGAGTATGCCGGATTCACTGGTTTCTATACGCTTCTTTATCGTAACCCCGGTATTCTTCTTCTCCTTAATCTCCACATAACTCTCTCCTGAAGAGAGATAACGGCGGGTTCTGAGCTTATAGCGGTTCAGCTTCCCGCTGTGGTGCTGGTGATAGGTTATAAAGGAGTTGTCATCATAATAGACAGTTTCATAACCGCTTACTGTGCAGCCTTCAACATCAAGGAGTCTGTAATCTCCGGACAGTGCAGAGATTATCTCAAGGCATTTCTCAAAGGTCATTAGGTATTTTGACTCACGCCTGCTCATGAGACTGGCATCAGATCTCTTCAGTTCATCAAGGGTTATTATTTCATAATTATCTGTTCCGGATGAAATTTTCCGGATAATATCATCTGCGGTGTTGTTATTTTCATCCGGAATTTTCTGTGCTGTTGGGTTCATATCTGTATCTCCATATTTTTTGTTATTTTTATTGGCCGGAGATAAACTCCATGACCGCATTATAGCGGCTGTATGTATGCTCTATCAATTCATTCAGTGATTCAGCGAAGTCTTCCGGACTTTCAAGATGGGTATAGCCCTCTGTTTCACCATTCTCACCTGTGACGTACGGTTCAATCATCGAATGGTAACGGGTGTATAACTCTTCCATCTTTTCAGGCTCAAAGGAGTCATTTGCAACCATCTCAAGATAATCCAGATATTTTCCGTAGTAAACCGGATCATCGGCAATGTACCTTATCAGAGGCCAGTTATCCCCGGCATCGTCAAGGGACAGTGATAGACTTTTTCCCGTTCCGCCTCTGCCATCTCCCGCTGCCTGACCATTTCCACCCTCATTTCCGGGGAAGAAACCACCCTGCCGGGGATTTTCAGCAACACTGTCAGCCTGAAATCCGGCCATATTCTCCATGAGAACGGGATTTTCTGCCGGGAGTTCTCCTTCATTTCCGGCCATGCCGTCTCTCAGGGCGAAATTATTGTCCCAGGGTACCCAGGTTATTCTGCCGTCTGAAGGGTCTGTATAGAGGTAGAAATTCCGGCAGTTTCCGCCGTATGTATCCCAGTTCTGGATGACTGTATTTGTTGCCAGCCATCTGAGGAATTCATCAACATTAAGGACAGATTCAAGATCTTCCCTCCACTGTTGCGGATCTTTGGTTCTGAGATCAGAGTTGAGGATTTCATACAGTGATTCTACATCAGTCCAGTCTGCCTCATCCTCATTTGTCTTCTTCTCAAAGGCTTCTGTATCAAATGTGCCTTCTGCGAATGTTGCCCCGTCGCCCTGCGGTTTGTAAACATTTCCGGAGTCGTCTTCAAACTGTGTCTCTGTTACAGTGTCTTCGATACTTTCGACCATTGTGTAGAGGCCGAAATATACCGGACCTTCACCGTAATCGACATATACCCTGTAAAATGCTGTGTACGGTGCAGGGACACCCGAATCACGGAATATTGAAGGCACTATCATATCACGCATCAGCGAATCATCACCATAGCCGCTCTGAAGATTTAATTCATCAAAGCCGTAGAATCTCTGGTTTTTTATCGCCGGATTTTCATCCTCGAACTTATCGAAGTTAAGCTTAAATGAGATCTTGTTATTTCCTTCGCTCCATGAACTTCTAAGCGTCATCTGCCCCTTAAAGCGGATACCAACATCCTCCCATTCAAGCCCTTCAAATGTGACATCTGACCGGACATATACGGGGGTTGCCTCATCTATCATTCCATCCGGGCCGCCCTCCGGCATACCGCCGTTTTGCCGGTCCGCAGGATCTCCGGGATTTACCATTTCGGAACCGTGGTTTTTCGCACTGAAATCCTCAGGGATATTTCCGGCACCGAAGTTTCCATCTCCGTTATTTCCGCCGGGCATGCTCTTTGAATCTGAATTCCCGAATTCACCGTATATTTCAGTCATATTGTCAAGCATCTCCTGCCAGTTTTCAGGAGATATTGTGATATTTATGACCTGGACCTCATCGTCCGGAAATACAACTGAGTAATCAGGATCTGCCTTATTGCCATGTGAGGGGTCATCTTTCTCCCATGACGGTTCTGTGGATGTTAATGAAGAGTCTGTCAGGCCTGAATCCGGTGATGCTATATCGCCCTCATTTCCTGCACCAATACAGCCACAACTAAAGATTAACACCGTAAATGCAAAAATGACCGATATTTTTTTGCCGGAAAAAATATTCAGTCTCAGCTTCTCTTTTCCTTTAATATTCTTAGTATTATCAGCTGTCTTCACCACAATGTACAGTAAGTTTTACATTATGTTATAAATATGATACACATAGTGGCGGTTAAATGTGGTGCTGATATGATTATCAGCCCTGCATCATGAAAATCAGATCAGACGGTAAACAGGTACCGGAAAATTATAATACTAATCACGATTAGTACTAATCATGATTAGGGATTTTATTGATCGTGAAGAAGAGAGGGAGGTTCTGAAGAAGGAATGGAATTCAGATGGCGCCCGTCTCATAATAATCTATGGCAGGAGGCGTGTTGGAAAAACAAGGCTTGTAAACGAATTCATAAAAGGCAAAGAGGGTATAATGTTCTTTGCCGAAGATGTCACAGTTCAGATTCAGATTAACGGCCTCAAAGCCGAAATTGCCGGATATTTAAACGATGAACTCCTGCAGGGCCTGACAATAAAATCATGGACTGAGTTATTCACATATATTCTGAAAAATCCGCCTGAGAAGAGATCATACCTGATAATAGATGAATTCACATACCTGATAAAAAGCGATAAAAGTATTCTTTCAGCAATCCAGAAGGCGTGGGACAGGGGACTTTCAGATTCAAACTGGTGCATCATTCTCTCCGGATCCCTGCTAAACCTGATGAGTGAATATGCTCTCTCCTATACCTCACCGTTATATGGCAGAAGAACAAGAGATATGCTCTTAAAACCTCTTGAATTTAAAGACGCAAAACTATTTCTCAGCCAGAATGAAAAAGACAGCTTAAAAACCTATTTCACAACCGGAGGAGTGCCTGAATATCTGCAAAAGGCATCAGAATATGGGACATTTGAAGAATTTGTGAGAAATGAATTTTTCTCAAACTTCGGTTACTTCTATCGTGAGCCTTATTTCCTCCTGTCACAGGAATTCCGGGAATTAAAGACCTACCAGGGAATACTGTCAGCCATTGCAGAAGGCAGGACAAAACCTTCTGAGATTGCAGTAAACTGCGGAATTGATACCAGAAAGATATATCCATACCTCGAAGGACTGATAAGGCTTGGATTTATCGAAAAAGAGACACCATTCTTAAGCAGCCAAAAATCCGGGATATACATAATCAAAGATTCTGTTATTGATTTCTGGTACAGTTTTGTAAGCACGAACAGAAGTGAGATTGAGAGAGGATGTTACACGAATACTGACTTTAACAAATATTTCGGAAAGAAATTTGAGTCTTTTGTCAGAAATGAGATTGCACCGGCTATATTTCCCAAAGCCAGAACCGGCAGATGGTGGCATAAAGGAGAGGAAATTGATCTGATTGCAGTAGATGATAATGCAAAGATGATAGTATTTGCAGAAGTAAAATACGGAACAAAATCGGCATCCGATGCCTTAAAAATACTTAAAAAACTTGAGAAGAAATCAGAATACGTCAATAACAGCACAAAAAACAATGAGGATTACATACAGAAATATGCGTTGTTTGCCGGAGAAATCACTGATAAAGATAAAATTATGGACAGAGATAAAACCAAAGGGGATAATTATCTGGTTTATGATCTTGACGATATGCTGAAATATCTGATGTGATAAATAATTTCATATGCTACTCTGAGAAATGATGAAATATCTGGTATGACAATTATGAATCCTGTAAATTTTGTAATGGAATGTGAGGATTAAAATGAAAACAGATTCTGAAATTAAAATTTCCGGTCTTGAAATACTAAACCAGCATCAAGGCAATGGTCGAAGCTGAACGATTTATCGCTCTTATTCAAAGGGATAAATTTGATTATACAAAATGGCGGGAATCCCTCTTTGAAGATTTAAGCGGAGAAGAGATAAGCAGAAGGGCAATGGAGCATCAGAAGCATCTTAAAGAGGAATAAGACCTGAAAATGTAACCAGGGGGTTCATGGATGACTTTTTAAAACTGATCATCCCAGATTAATTCAGCCATATTATAAGAGCAAAAAGAGTTTTTTATTCAAATAAATCATCTACTGAACCCGATGTAACATTCCCTGATTCATAGTTTGCAACAGCTTCTTCAGCTCGCCTTTTTATCTTCTCTCTTTTTGATTCTGCAAGTCTCTTCCTTTTAACCTGCAAGGAGAACTGCATTTCCCTCCGGAAAAGATGCTTTCTAATCATTTCATTGTTCCTCTTCTATTCTTTCAGTCATGTAGTTATTATAAAATATTCCTTCAGGAAAGACATTCACCCCTATTCGCAGATCAAAAAACACATTATTTAAGAGCGCCAGAAAAATGTGGTGGTGAAATAATTTAAAAAATACAAAATATCTGAAGTTTAAGGCTGATATCTGGCAAATAGAGAACTAAAAATAATATATAGACTATCATTAAGCATGACCACAACAAAAGATATTTTGCCAGATGAAGTATTTAAATACCCACACAATTTGATGAAAAGCCGAAAAAGAGAACTACATATCAATTCATCAGAATGGTGATCTCAATAACAATGGCATCATAGACATCGGTGATGTGTCAAGGGTTGCCTATATGGTTGCCGGAAAAATACCTGAGAACCTGGAAGCAGATTTCAATGGAAACGGAGTTGTTGATATTGGAGATGCCTCAAAGATTGCTTACTATTTCATAGGCAATGTTGACGAACTGTAAGTAATATCAATTCCCACAAATAACAAAATTGACCAACAATCACCCTTTTTAAGTAGTCCTGTTAATTGGAGCATGATAATACCAGTTGCAACCTCACCAAAAAATTATATATACATATATAATCAAATACCAATTATGACTACTACTGCAAACAGGGCTGATCACTCCCCAAGACTTGATACAATCCTAATGGTCGAAGAATTCATTAAAGAAAACAGCGGAGAATACAAAAAAACTGAGCTATGGAACAATCTCCCTAAAAAAATGATGTATCAGACATTTATGAAAATTATTGATTATCTAATATCATCCAACAAAATCGGAGCAGATGCAGAAGGATATATTATCTGGATATACAACCCGGAACTTTATAAAAAATATGCTGCACGTGAGGATCTAAGGATAAGATGAAGTGCAGAATTACTTTCTGTGATGATGAACTTAAAAAGCAGTGGGATTCACTTAATACTTCTAAAAAACATTCAGACATTCAACTCTTAAAAGAATTAAACAGTGCATTCGATAAAATTGAACATAATCCATTTTGTGGGAAGAGAATACAAAAAAAACTAATTCCAAAAAGTTTTCAGAAAAAATACGGCCCATTGGACAACCTTCTGAAGTACAACCTTTCATCTTCCTGGCGGTTATGCTACTATATTACATCTGATGATAACGGAGCAATATCAGTGATTGTCAAATGGATGGATCATAAAGAATATGACAGAACCTTTGGTTATCACTCATCATGAAACCAATTTCTGATATGGACCTGGCGGGATTTGAACCCGCGGCCTTTACGATGCGAACGTAACGATCTACCCCTGATCTACAGGCCCTGACCAGCAATCCCCCGATAATTGTCAGGCAATTATTGTATGATCTGCATTAATTAAAACATGCCGGAATTATACAGGTTAATTATTTCAGGTAATTATTCAGGTAATAATTTTGGGCGATAGTCCCCGAACAACAAACCCCACCATCAGAATGCCCGGTAAAAGGCGTCAAAAAAATATTTCCCGGCCATATTTCAATACAGAAATACGGCAACATCAGATTAAATTCTCAGATAACGAACAGATATCAACCGGAGATCGATCATAGATTTTCCGGATAACAATCAGAGATCAACCGGAAATATAAGATATCAAGAAATTCCTGTGAAAAATCACAGAATAATCTCAATATCAAGTTTCTCTGCAAGTTCTTTGTATCTGTTCCTGATTGTAACCTCAGTCACACCGGCAACCTCGGCAACCTCACGCTGTGTTCTGCGTTCTCCGCCAAGAATTGACGAGATATAGATAGCTGCGGCAGCGACACCGGTCGGCCCTCTTCCGCTTGTAAGCTCCTTCTCACCGGCCTGCCTGAGGATCTCAACCGCCCTTGACTGGACCTCACCCTTAAGGGTAAGACCTGAACAGAAACGCGGCACATAATCAATAGGAGATGTCGGCAGAAGTTTTAATCCGAGTTCCCTTGAGATAAACCTGTATGTCCTTCCGATCTCCTTTCTTGAGACACGGGATACCTCGGCAATCTCATCAAGCGTTCGTGGGACATTGCACTGGCGGCAGGCTGCATAAAGTGCAGCTGCTGCAACACCCTCAATACTCCTTCCGCGAATGAGATTCTTCTCAACAGCGTCACGATAGACTACAGCCGCAGTCTCACGGACATTCCTTGGAAGACCAAGAGCAGATGCCATACG
The sequence above is a segment of the Methanoplanus limicola DSM 2279 genome. Coding sequences within it:
- a CDS encoding class I SAM-dependent methyltransferase translates to MDIIDYNLIWRILRRKNNNPSFDWDSRAASFNKAVLGGTDEALKNVRALGLMPTDTVLDMGAGTGRYTVPLAQNAAHVTVLEPSEGMLAFLNENMKSAGLENYSVVRQKFEDVKAGIDIPVHDVVFASNSLGFDDLKAGLDKLNSLAKRTVNILWFAGPMRHMPDPELMKRLGAEAADMTTPDYLTIVHVLHSMGIYPNVSVEKSIRRLSYDSPDEASDFWTERGNYTEEEREIIREYMKETLIPDYSGIYRTKRVYYPVRIWWNKEDFCNDSGI
- a CDS encoding FecCD family ABC transporter permease; the encoded protein is MTPEYEPVSEHAKKHRIERKKKLEEVQNEHKRLQGRKYLFLAGILGAIFIATGFIITLGPLDISILQVYETLFARFIPSVFNMDDVFEQVVWNIRFPRIIGGIFAGFGFGICGCVMQAVLKNPLASPFTLGISAGAHFGVALAAVFGVALIGGAYILIANAFIFAMACSFFIVALAALKGATSETLILAGIAVNYLFSGLSQLMAYFANDEQLRLMTTWGMGDLSAFSWNKFLLFFVIFAVCTPLLMSKAQDLNLMTIGDDSAKSLGVDADRVRMFTMIVSSFLVATIVCFTGTIGFIGLVAPHMARMIIGADHRILIPASGILGAMLLIAADAVAMNVIGPVVIPTGIMTSLLGVPFFLYLILKGKRKEFWQ
- a CDS encoding ABC transporter ATP-binding protein encodes the protein MKVKLSVKGLEFAYDSVPVLKGLTLDIREGRMVSILGPNGCGKSTFLKCVNQVLSPKTGLVEVDGEKVSGISRRELAKRMSYVPQSSVRVFPHTVFDVILMGRRPHLGWTGSGEDEERVWDVIDLLGLEDIALSSFNALSGGQQQKALIGRALVQETGFMLLDEPTSNLDLWHQMDVMRIVEELVAEGKITAMMAVHDLNMAAKYSDDIIMMKNGQIIAAGEPWEVLTPENISGVYGVEAEVRDLGDGKTPLVVPIRQMRSDCCMPVPP
- a CDS encoding DUF4956 domain-containing protein translates to MLLNSAMLLIAGFVINFISAFIIVRFIYYPRKSEHNFIFTFLAFNVIVYFIMGLFTSIELSIGAGFGLFALFSILRYRTETVPIREMTYLFVMVALPILNSVLFESGEYTRIAVINLAVIAVIWILENGWGFKNEIMQKEVLYEKIDLVKADKKAEMIEDLKERTGLNILDVDVLKIDFLRDAAEIRIFYSGNSAEKSEADSGDKSGLKPDNKPGTDNEITDGSELKACDKSEMDTTLVNESGSGN
- a CDS encoding polyphosphate polymerase domain-containing protein, whose product is MNPTAQKIPDENNNTADDIIRKISSGTDNYEIITLDELKRSDASLMSRRESKYLMTFEKCLEIISALSGDYRLLDVEGCTVSGYETVYYDDNSFITYHQHHSGKLNRYKLRTRRYLSSGESYVEIKEKKNTGVTIKKRIETSESGILPKEEQDLFLKSNFPYDYHDFHPVLTTEYSRVTFVSKNYDERITFDFGLTFSNSDDEISLPEVVIAEVKSSRNASYSKALSVMQAFGIRKRSFSKYCIGVSLIYKHLKHNRFKPNLMYLSRISGGEALCC
- a CDS encoding CotH kinase family protein, with the translated sequence MKTADNTKNIKGKEKLRLNIFSGKKISVIFAFTVLIFSCGCIGAGNEGDIASPDSGLTDSSLTSTEPSWEKDDPSHGNKADPDYSVVFPDDEVQVINITISPENWQEMLDNMTEIYGEFGNSDSKSMPGGNNGDGNFGAGNIPEDFSAKNHGSEMVNPGDPADRQNGGMPEGGPDGMIDEATPVYVRSDVTFEGLEWEDVGIRFKGQMTLRSSWSEGNNKISFKLNFDKFEDENPAIKNQRFYGFDELNLQSGYGDDSLMRDMIVPSIFRDSGVPAPYTAFYRVYVDYGEGPVYFGLYTMVESIEDTVTETQFEDDSGNVYKPQGDGATFAEGTFDTEAFEKKTNEDEADWTDVESLYEILNSDLRTKDPQQWREDLESVLNVDEFLRWLATNTVIQNWDTYGGNCRNFYLYTDPSDGRITWVPWDNNFALRDGMAGNEGELPAENPVLMENMAGFQADSVAENPRQGGFFPGNEGGNGQAAGDGRGGTGKSLSLSLDDAGDNWPLIRYIADDPVYYGKYLDYLEMVANDSFEPEKMEELYTRYHSMIEPYVTGENGETEGYTHLESPEDFAESLNELIEHTYSRYNAVMEFISGQ
- a CDS encoding ATP-binding protein encodes the protein MIRDFIDREEEREVLKKEWNSDGARLIIIYGRRRVGKTRLVNEFIKGKEGIMFFAEDVTVQIQINGLKAEIAGYLNDELLQGLTIKSWTELFTYILKNPPEKRSYLIIDEFTYLIKSDKSILSAIQKAWDRGLSDSNWCIILSGSLLNLMSEYALSYTSPLYGRRTRDMLLKPLEFKDAKLFLSQNEKDSLKTYFTTGGVPEYLQKASEYGTFEEFVRNEFFSNFGYFYREPYFLLSQEFRELKTYQGILSAIAEGRTKPSEIAVNCGIDTRKIYPYLEGLIRLGFIEKETPFLSSQKSGIYIIKDSVIDFWYSFVSTNRSEIERGCYTNTDFNKYFGKKFESFVRNEIAPAIFPKARTGRWWHKGEEIDLIAVDDNAKMIVFAEVKYGTKSASDALKILKKLEKKSEYVNNSTKNNEDYIQKYALFAGEITDKDKIMDRDKTKGDNYLVYDLDDMLKYLM
- a CDS encoding transcription initiation factor IIB translates to MQELEKLKQLQSQREALKNRTTTVEKVKNKHESSTKTVCPECGSRQLVQDYERAELTCQNCGLVLEEEFIDRGPEWRAFDHDQRMKRSRVGAPMTFTIHDKGLSTMIDWRNRDSYGRAISSKNRAQLYRLRKWQRRIRVSNATERNLAFALSELDRMASALGLPRNVRETAAVVYRDAVEKNLIRGRSIEGVAAAALYAACRQCNVPRTLDEIAEVSRVSRKEIGRTYRFISRELGLKLLPTSPIDYVPRFCSGLTLKGEVQSRAVEILRQAGEKELTSGRGPTGVAAAAIYISSILGGERRTQREVAEVAGVTEVTIRNRYKELAEKLDIEIIL